In the genome of Bacteroidota bacterium, the window ATTCCAGCTCATGTCCCAAGTACCGCCAATTTGGTGAGCAAATTTATTTGGGTTATTCCCTGTCGCTTTCAAATATCTCCCGGGTTCAAACGGTGGTGAATCATCACCAGCCCAGCTAAAATCCATATCAAGAAACTTTATGTTGCCGTAATAATCTGACATGTGCAGAGTATTAATTAAATCAAAATCCGAGACGATATTTGTCAACCCAAGATTTACCAACAAAGGATAATAATATAATCTGCTGCTCTGTTGCATTGCTGTTGCATATTGCGACGATGTACAGCTCGATTGTCTTGGATGACTCTGATAAACAGCAAAGTCCCAAAATGACATGTACGGGAAAAAGTCCTTTCCCGGGACTCCGGTATTCTGACAATATAATGCTGATTCCAATATAATCAATATCATTATTAATTTTTTCATGAAAATTCTCTATTTTATTATTTTAAATTCATTTTATCATTACAATCTTCACACTCTTTTTCTTTCCGTTTAAGTTCATATTAGCACTTCCCTTTGTTTCTGATTCTGTTGATTTAAATAACATATCAATTATATAAACCCCTGATGATATGTTCAGTTCTCTGAGATTAATCTTCTCGGTTGTAATACCGGCTGCTAATTCGATTCCCTTTTTTATCAGTTCCTTTCCTGTTGTGTTGTATAGCCTCAATTCTGCATATCCCGGGTAATTACTCGTTATTTCAACCGATAATTCACCCCGTGTTGGATTTGGGTACGCTTTTAATGTTATTTCTTCTTTTTGCTCAGTTGCAAGTTCCCCATCTTCAATTGCCATCGCAACTCTCTCACCACTCATTATATAAAAAGTGCCGGGCTGTGCATATGTTGCACCGTTCGTTCCTATTCCAATGTCATCAAGTCCGTCGCCATTTACATCTCCAACCCTGCCCAGGATGTTGAATGAATTCCCGTAATATCTGATTGGAGTATCATCACTTTTGTGCTTGCCTCCCACAAACAGTCGGCCACCTGAGCCATAAAGAGATGATAAAAAGTCACCATACCCGTCGCCATTCACATCTCCTACAGATCGGGTATAATACCATCCTTGGTTTTGAGTGTTAAATCCTTCTTCGGGTATATAATCTATGTTTCGAGAACCGTAGCTTACCGCCATTTGGTACCAGTATGGATACTTATATTTCGTGTCATTGATCACAAGGTCCGCTTTCCCATCTTTATTAATATCTTGTATAATATGATTGAAGTCAACAATATCTACTGAATCCAGAAAACTGACGGTGTCTTGAAAAGAAAAGTCTGATCTGCCAAAAACGAATCTCCTCAAAGCAAAGTTTAACGGAATTGAAGGGCTTGTGAGAGTAAAAGTCAGATCAGTTCTTCCATCTCCGTCAAGATCACCACTTGTTATATAAGAACCCTCTATCGCCTCATTTGGATAAAATGTTGCAATCTTGTCGGGGATCGAATCCATCTCCGGTGACGAATTATATATCAGAAATGCCCCTTTACCACCATACATGTCGTATGCATAGGCAACCATTTCTTCATAACCGTCCCCGTTGAAATCAACCGGCCAGTCACCTCCCACAAATCTTAGATTGCCAATTATCTGTTCTGGTGCTTGAAATATTAAATCGGGAATTGTATCCATCGTTGGACCGCCAAGATATATCTTTAAGGTTAATGGACGGGTATTGAATGTTGTCACTATCAAATCCCTGTATCCGTCACGATTGTAATCACATGCTGACACATGATACGGTATGAATCCGGTAAATGGAATTTCGAAAACAGGCACCGAGTCTACAGGATTACCACCATGAAAAAGCAAAGCTTTTGCATTCCAATTAGAAGTAGAAGCTGTAATAAGGACAAAATCATCACAGCCATCATCATTCTGATCCCCCATATAGAGGACAGCATTGGGTTGGTAAATATCATCTCGTGCGAATATTATTGAATCGAACTGGGCACTAACTTCTGTTGTGCTAACAACTAAAGGAAGCAAGAATGAAAACAAAACAAATTGAAAGGGGTTATGTGTTAGTTTTAACATAATTCTTCCTCACACAAGGTTTGTGTTGATGCATTAAGAAATAAATATTTTTTAGAAAAGTTTCCGGAAGGCACAGAGCGATTGGCAAACCCAAATCGAATTGATTTGGAATGAGGGACGATGACAGGATAACAAACCAAAACGGAGGTATGGCAAGTTTCCCGGCAGAAGACAAAAATATTTCCCAAGCGCTGATAATAAGCCCGGCATGGAAAACAATAAACAACAAACTCATTTGAGTAAACCTGCGAATGATTACCTTTTTCTTACATAATCTACTTATTTTTCATATTCCGTGCAAGAAATATTTTCCTATGACGAATATTCGTTTCAAATATGTTTGTTCAGGGGGTCTATAAAAATAGTGGCATAGGTGAAAAAGACTGATTTTATGGTTGATGAAAAATAAAGTTCGGGAGGAAGCAACGAATTTTTGCCTGACCTGAGCATCAATAATTTTTAAGGTACCCGGGACTTCATTTAAACTATTCCTTTTTCTTACTCATTCTCCAGCTTTCATCCCGTTTCATATTTTTTATCAATGAGGCTTTTCGGAACCTGACAGCAGACCAGTCTTCATCGATGGCAACCATTCGGACCGGTTCATATCCCAGATCGCCAAGCACTTGCCAGCCATTGTCACGATCGATATCAACCTTGTATTTCCTGGAGCTCTTTTTCGGATAAGCCCACCAGTTCAAACCATCCTCCTCCAATATTGCCTCCACTTTGGCGGCGTGCTCTAAAATATCTTCAGCGGACTTTACAAAAACGAGTGAAAAGGGATATTTGTTCAAGCATAATTTACAGTGAACACCCGTTTCAGGTTGAAACTCATCGATCAGATGTTTAAACTCTTCAGGGTGATTTATCAGAAGAATGAGGCTGTCTCAAAAGGGGCAGCCTTTTTTATTGTATTCTCAGATTTATCAAAAAGAGTCTTTTCCTCAAGTTGGCTCCTACTTATGATCCCCGTTTTATTGATCCCTCGCCTTA includes:
- a CDS encoding T9SS type A sorting domain-containing protein, with the translated sequence MLKLTHNPFQFVLFSFLLPLVVSTTEVSAQFDSIIFARDDIYQPNAVLYMGDQNDDGCDDFVLITASTSNWNAKALLFHGGNPVDSVPVFEIPFTGFIPYHVSACDYNRDGYRDLIVTTFNTRPLTLKIYLGGPTMDTIPDLIFQAPEQIIGNLRFVGGDWPVDFNGDGYEEMVAYAYDMYGGKGAFLIYNSSPEMDSIPDKIATFYPNEAIEGSYITSGDLDGDGRTDLTFTLTSPSIPLNFALRRFVFGRSDFSFQDTVSFLDSVDIVDFNHIIQDINKDGKADLVINDTKYKYPYWYQMAVSYGSRNIDYIPEEGFNTQNQGWYYTRSVGDVNGDGYGDFLSSLYGSGGRLFVGGKHKSDDTPIRYYGNSFNILGRVGDVNGDGLDDIGIGTNGATYAQPGTFYIMSGERVAMAIEDGELATEQKEEITLKAYPNPTRGELSVEITSNYPGYAELRLYNTTGKELIKKGIELAAGITTEKINLRELNISSGVYIIDMLFKSTESETKGSANMNLNGKKKSVKIVMIK